One genomic segment of Paenibacillus sp. FSL H8-0332 includes these proteins:
- the qoxD gene encoding cytochrome aa3 quinol oxidase subunit IV — MMKQLFPMKHVMGYVASLVLSAAALIVIYGDLSSTANMVVLLITALIQASLQLFVFMHIGESADSKKELYINIAYAMFVALVTIFGTLFIFVWGWYA, encoded by the coding sequence ATGATGAAGCAACTATTCCCAATGAAGCATGTGATGGGTTATGTAGCCTCTCTGGTCCTCTCTGCCGCTGCACTGATTGTTATTTACGGAGACCTGTCCTCCACTGCCAATATGGTGGTGCTGCTAATCACAGCGCTGATCCAGGCTTCCTTGCAGCTGTTTGTGTTCATGCACATCGGAGAATCGGCCGATTCCAAAAAAGAACTGTATATCAACATCGCATACGCCATGTTCGTGGCTCTGGTCACCATCTTCGGCACCCTGTTCATCTTCGTATGGGGCTGGTATGCTTAG
- a CDS encoding ABC transporter ATP-binding protein — MEILKAQQLSFRYPEEDKDTLHELSFVIGEGEFVVLCGPSGSGKTTLLRHLKRELAPVGSTSGTLTYKGQPLSGLPAAVAAGEIGMVFQNPDAQIVMDTVWHELAFSMENLGLPPAVMRTRLAEICGLFGLEPLLYRPVHELSGGQKQLMNLASVLLLQPKVLLLDEPTSQLDPVAAREFIMALQRLNEEMAVTVIISEHRLEEVLPLADRVLMLEDGKLLADAAPRLFARQTGSGALTSAARYLPAAARLYLSLSPEADSAAPENIPLTVREGRRWLHSLMAGTDAAAGAELVNNLNSPEAPAPLTSRILSAPGASVPPIPAASSLLTCREVTFRYEKEGREVLKKLSLTLNQGEFLAVMGGNGAGKSTLLHVLNGLMKPQRGKIELTKGKTTGLLAQNPLLYFSYDTVAEELEHMGSYAGLSPEATASRIEALLEVFQLREVLQSHPHDLSGGQQQQTALAMMLLMNPDVLLLDEPTKGLDPAAKDRLAALLQQLRGQGISILIVTHDVEFAAKHATRCALLFDGGITAEGTPAEFFSSNYFYTTAVNRMVRDWLPQALTIEDVIHTWPVSAYRC, encoded by the coding sequence ATGGAGATCCTCAAAGCACAGCAATTATCCTTCAGATACCCTGAAGAAGACAAAGACACACTCCATGAGCTATCGTTCGTCATAGGAGAGGGTGAATTTGTCGTGCTCTGCGGCCCGTCCGGCAGCGGCAAAACCACCCTGCTGCGCCATCTGAAGCGGGAGCTCGCCCCGGTAGGTTCAACCAGCGGAACTTTGACCTACAAAGGGCAGCCGCTGTCCGGGCTTCCGGCAGCGGTGGCCGCCGGGGAGATCGGGATGGTCTTCCAGAACCCGGATGCACAGATCGTGATGGATACGGTCTGGCATGAGCTGGCCTTCTCCATGGAGAACCTGGGGCTACCGCCTGCTGTCATGCGGACCCGGCTGGCGGAGATCTGCGGCTTGTTCGGGCTGGAGCCGTTGCTCTATCGTCCGGTACATGAGCTGTCAGGCGGACAAAAGCAGCTCATGAACCTGGCTTCAGTACTGCTGCTTCAGCCCAAGGTGCTGCTGCTGGATGAGCCAACCTCCCAGCTTGATCCTGTTGCTGCGCGGGAATTCATTATGGCGCTGCAGCGGCTTAACGAGGAAATGGCGGTCACTGTGATCATCAGCGAGCACAGGCTGGAGGAGGTGCTGCCGCTGGCAGATCGTGTGCTGATGCTGGAAGACGGCAAGCTGCTGGCAGATGCTGCTCCCCGCCTGTTCGCCCGGCAGACCGGCAGCGGGGCCTTGACCTCTGCTGCGCGTTACTTGCCAGCCGCCGCACGCCTCTATTTGTCTCTGTCCCCGGAAGCGGATTCGGCTGCGCCGGAGAATATTCCGCTGACCGTGCGTGAGGGCAGACGCTGGCTGCATTCCCTGATGGCAGGTACGGACGCTGCCGCAGGCGCTGAACTGGTTAATAACTTGAATAGTCCGGAAGCACCAGCTCCCCTAACTTCCCGCATACTATCTGCCCCAGGGGCGTCTGTACCTCCAATCCCCGCCGCATCGTCACTGCTTACCTGCCGCGAAGTGACCTTCCGGTATGAGAAGGAGGGCAGGGAGGTCCTGAAGAAGCTCTCGCTGACGCTTAACCAAGGCGAGTTCCTGGCAGTCATGGGCGGGAACGGTGCGGGCAAGTCCACCCTGCTGCATGTGCTGAACGGGCTGATGAAGCCGCAGCGCGGCAAGATAGAGCTGACCAAGGGCAAGACAACAGGTCTGCTGGCGCAGAATCCGCTGCTCTATTTCAGCTATGATACGGTGGCCGAGGAGCTGGAGCACATGGGCAGCTACGCCGGGTTATCTCCTGAGGCAACAGCAAGCCGGATTGAGGCTTTGCTCGAAGTGTTCCAGCTCCGGGAGGTGCTGCAGAGTCATCCGCATGACCTCAGCGGCGGGCAGCAGCAGCAGACCGCTCTGGCCATGATGCTGCTGATGAATCCGGATGTTCTGCTGCTGGATGAGCCGACCAAGGGGCTTGATCCGGCAGCCAAAGACAGGCTGGCCGCCTTGCTTCAGCAATTACGCGGGCAAGGGATCAGTATTCTTATCGTAACGCATGATGTAGAGTTCGCAGCGAAGCATGCTACGCGCTGTGCGCTCTTGTTTGACGGGGGAATTACGGCAGAGGGCACACCCGCTGAGTTCTTCAGCAGCAATTACTTCTATACCACGGCAGTCAACCGGATGGTGCGGGACTGGCTGCCGCAGGCATTGACCATAGAGGATGTGATTCACACATGGCCCGTTTCCGCATACCGCTGCTAG
- a CDS encoding S-layer homology domain-containing protein, with product MKNHSLSSRFTRLGLAVVMLFAMLGAAVAPAGQAAAAQAGGTSAPAVSALPAKEAASVTAAVYATAEFMLKNGVQSDWQAIGLAQAGYKVPVSYLKALEGKVSEAKGVFARATDYARITLAVKALGGDPANVAGYNLIEKLYNHDAITGQTLNNPVYALLALDSGSYTIPANANWTQSKLLAEILAKQNPDGGFTLTTGASDPDMTAMVLNALAGHKQEAAVNTAGQRAAAWLSKAQDKNGGYGDSSESVAQAIIGLSAFGIDPAGAEYTKGQINLVSKLMSFSAADGGFVHTAGGSSNALSTEQALEAMVAYQLFGTGGKLFDFSGTPVKNPQVSVSVTVEGPNGTLAEGSVYAGNVLKALEKTAAAKRLALVNKAGNYVTGIGGVIAGTFGGYDGWMYVVARGGAWIYPSVGMGDFALEENDRIVVYYGGDNTQVVDAVTVTPAQPQPGQDLKVQVTQKQWVWNEATFTSDPVTSPAAGIQVTIGGKTAVTDAAGVAVVAGGLPANKYNLTVTGYLKDKTPAIVRHTVPVTVASAAEDRPAFADVKSISPWALESVYTAYDRKLMNGVSEGSLLFAPKKNITRAEFAALLLRLTGNEPSVAASAGAFSDVKAGTWYYGTVNRAKELGIISGVTATTFKPDGLVTRQDMAVMMVRAFKLDAASAGAGAGKFSDEDKISDYALSAVRTVTGLGYMSGTGGAFEPSAVVTREMAAAVAVRLP from the coding sequence ATGAAGAACCATTCTCTATCATCCAGGTTCACACGGCTGGGACTTGCTGTGGTTATGCTGTTCGCAATGCTGGGAGCAGCCGTAGCCCCGGCAGGACAAGCTGCTGCTGCACAGGCAGGCGGGACTTCCGCACCAGCGGTATCCGCTCTGCCCGCAAAAGAGGCAGCCAGCGTAACCGCTGCAGTCTATGCTACTGCGGAATTCATGCTGAAGAACGGAGTCCAGTCGGACTGGCAGGCAATTGGCCTTGCGCAAGCGGGCTATAAGGTTCCTGTCAGCTATCTGAAGGCGCTTGAAGGTAAGGTGAGTGAGGCTAAGGGTGTTTTTGCCAGAGCTACGGACTATGCCCGGATTACGCTTGCCGTTAAGGCACTGGGCGGCGACCCGGCGAATGTGGCAGGCTATAACCTGATCGAGAAGCTCTACAATCACGATGCAATTACCGGCCAGACGCTGAATAATCCAGTCTATGCACTGCTGGCTCTGGATTCCGGCAGCTATACGATCCCGGCAAATGCAAATTGGACACAATCTAAGCTGCTGGCAGAGATTCTGGCAAAGCAGAACCCGGACGGCGGCTTCACCCTGACCACGGGTGCGAGTGATCCTGACATGACAGCGATGGTGCTGAACGCACTGGCTGGACACAAGCAGGAAGCAGCAGTGAATACTGCCGGTCAGCGGGCAGCAGCCTGGTTGTCTAAGGCACAGGACAAGAACGGCGGATATGGCGACAGCAGTGAGAGTGTAGCTCAGGCCATTATCGGTCTGTCTGCCTTCGGCATTGATCCGGCAGGAGCAGAGTATACCAAAGGCCAGATTAATCTGGTCAGCAAGCTGATGAGCTTCAGCGCAGCTGATGGAGGATTCGTCCACACTGCGGGCGGCAGCTCCAATGCTCTCTCTACGGAGCAGGCACTGGAGGCTATGGTAGCGTACCAGCTGTTTGGTACAGGCGGTAAGCTCTTTGATTTTAGCGGCACACCAGTGAAGAATCCTCAGGTAAGTGTCTCGGTTACTGTTGAAGGTCCGAATGGAACCTTGGCTGAGGGCAGCGTGTACGCCGGAAATGTGCTTAAGGCACTGGAAAAGACTGCAGCAGCCAAGCGCCTGGCCCTGGTCAATAAAGCAGGCAATTATGTGACGGGGATCGGCGGCGTGATTGCGGGTACTTTTGGCGGATATGATGGCTGGATGTATGTGGTTGCACGCGGCGGAGCATGGATCTATCCAAGTGTAGGGATGGGCGACTTCGCGCTGGAGGAGAATGACCGCATCGTGGTCTATTATGGCGGGGACAACACGCAGGTGGTTGATGCCGTAACCGTGACTCCCGCACAGCCGCAGCCTGGACAAGATCTGAAGGTGCAGGTAACCCAGAAGCAATGGGTCTGGAATGAGGCGACCTTCACCTCCGATCCGGTAACTTCACCGGCAGCAGGCATACAGGTAACCATCGGCGGCAAAACAGCAGTTACAGATGCTGCGGGTGTGGCTGTTGTGGCTGGTGGTCTGCCGGCGAATAAATATAACCTGACGGTTACGGGATATCTGAAGGATAAGACCCCTGCCATCGTGCGTCATACGGTCCCGGTAACGGTGGCTTCTGCGGCGGAGGACCGTCCGGCTTTTGCCGATGTGAAGTCGATCTCGCCTTGGGCGCTGGAGTCGGTATACACGGCGTATGACCGCAAGCTGATGAATGGTGTGAGTGAGGGCAGCCTGCTGTTTGCACCGAAAAAGAATATTACCCGTGCTGAATTTGCAGCACTGCTGCTTCGTTTAACCGGCAACGAGCCGTCTGTGGCGGCTTCCGCTGGGGCCTTCAGTGATGTTAAGGCCGGTACATGGTATTATGGAACAGTGAACCGGGCGAAGGAGCTAGGAATCATCAGCGGCGTGACGGCCACGACGTTCAAACCGGACGGACTGGTTACGCGCCAGGATATGGCTGTGATGATGGTTAGAGCTTTTAAGCTGGATGCGGCATCAGCTGGAGCAGGGGCTGGTAAGTTCAGCGACGAAGATAAGATCAGTGACTATGCATTGTCCGCTGTCCGTACGGTGACGGGACTTGGATATATGAGCGGCACCGGCGGCGCATTCGAGCCTTCCGCTGTGGTAACCCGTGAGATGGCTGCTGCTGTGGCGGTTAGATTGCCATAG
- the qoxC gene encoding cytochrome aa3 quinol oxidase subunit III, whose product MKIDASKPLEYSTEENSNKIFGFWVFLGAEIPLFATLFTVYFVMVNRFASGPSGSELFEIGPVLMETFLLLSSSFTIGLAVHAMRHGYKKAMMVFMAITLVMGLAFVGIEIDEFFTYVHEGATLQTSGFLSSLFILLGTHGLHVSFGLLWGIGIMIQLWKRGITPATANKTFIFSLFWHFLDVVWIFIFSFVYLKGLM is encoded by the coding sequence ATGAAAATAGATGCGTCCAAGCCGCTCGAATATTCAACAGAAGAGAACAGTAACAAGATCTTCGGCTTCTGGGTCTTTCTCGGAGCCGAGATTCCTCTCTTCGCAACGCTGTTCACTGTATATTTCGTAATGGTTAACCGCTTCGCCAGCGGACCGAGCGGCAGCGAGCTGTTCGAGATCGGCCCGGTGCTGATGGAGACCTTCCTCCTGCTGTCGAGTTCCTTCACCATCGGTCTGGCTGTCCATGCTATGCGGCATGGCTACAAGAAAGCCATGATGGTCTTCATGGCGATTACGCTGGTGATGGGTCTGGCTTTTGTCGGTATCGAAATCGACGAGTTCTTCACTTACGTGCATGAAGGAGCTACCCTGCAGACCAGCGGCTTCCTCTCCAGTCTGTTCATTCTACTGGGAACGCATGGTCTTCACGTCAGCTTCGGTCTGCTGTGGGGAATTGGCATTATGATTCAGCTGTGGAAGCGCGGCATTACTCCCGCTACCGCCAACAAAACGTTCATCTTCTCCTTGTTCTGGCACTTCTTAGACGTGGTCTGGATCTTTATCTTCAGCTTCGTCTACCTGAAAGGACTGATGTGA
- a CDS encoding energy-coupling factor transporter transmembrane component T produces MSSGFRSMHPLVALLYYAGLLLFALLVFHPLFLATEIAGLLALLLLQGQRRLLMRGLPFMLLMAASVALLNPLFSHRGAHILFYWLDQPITLEAVLYGLMMMTMLLTIFIWFISYNYTVTTDKFMYLFAAAAPRTALLTLMAIRFVPLFQRRLRQITMIQRLRGVDTGTGSLKKRMTDGMTLLKVLLTWSLEEALQTGDSMTARGYGSTKRSTYTIYKADSQDKLVMLLLTVSGVVTLLFWVQGYGKLEIYPRMRPADFGWQEAVMYGSFCLFVLIPAGLEGKEKWLWRSSKHSNYPSDTLKKTKTHSMSYRSS; encoded by the coding sequence ATGAGCAGCGGCTTCCGTTCCATGCATCCTCTGGTAGCCCTGCTGTATTATGCAGGGCTGCTGCTGTTCGCCCTGCTGGTTTTCCATCCGTTATTTCTGGCTACAGAGATAGCCGGACTGCTGGCGCTGCTGCTGTTGCAGGGACAAAGGCGGTTGCTTATGCGCGGCTTGCCTTTTATGCTGCTGATGGCAGCCTCAGTAGCCTTGCTGAACCCGCTGTTCTCACATCGAGGGGCGCATATTCTGTTCTACTGGCTGGATCAGCCTATTACACTGGAAGCTGTGCTGTATGGACTGATGATGATGACTATGCTGCTTACTATTTTTATCTGGTTTATATCCTACAATTACACGGTGACTACAGATAAATTCATGTATCTGTTCGCGGCCGCTGCGCCGAGAACGGCGCTGCTGACGCTGATGGCCATCCGGTTCGTGCCGTTGTTCCAGCGGCGGCTGCGCCAGATTACCATGATCCAGCGTCTGCGCGGGGTAGATACCGGTACGGGAAGCCTTAAGAAAAGAATGACAGACGGAATGACGCTGCTCAAAGTGCTGCTGACCTGGTCGCTGGAGGAAGCCCTCCAGACTGGAGACTCCATGACAGCCCGCGGCTACGGCAGCACCAAACGCAGCACTTACACGATATACAAGGCCGATTCGCAGGATAAGCTGGTGATGCTGCTGTTAACCGTTAGCGGTGTGGTTACGCTGCTGTTCTGGGTGCAGGGCTACGGCAAGCTGGAGATCTATCCCCGGATGAGACCGGCGGACTTCGGCTGGCAGGAGGCCGTCATGTACGGCAGCTTCTGCCTGTTCGTGCTCATTCCTGCGGGGCTGGAAGGAAAGGAGAAATGGTTATGGAGATCCTCAAAGCACAGCAATTATCCTTCAGATACCCTGAAGAAGACAAAGACACACTCCATGAGCTATCGTTCGTCATAG
- a CDS encoding methyl-accepting chemotaxis protein, with the protein MRHLKIKHKMIVLIAAVILLLIGIGTTGILTTTRMADRSEETYKQNLQPIYFVTEIRGNNRAIESFLLEDLITTDDAKKQELKARIQENIQTNNELMAELRKIDFNNEKIAAYVNEYTLLLPDYRSQRDNIIHLADNGLNDEGYQVFTGKTFNELRDKMVRLLEETATLFIQDASAHNTRTADSAESSVTLSSILVALALLLSIVLSVIITRLITRPLKELQGLMKRAEEGDLTASAAYRSKDEIGQINTSFNTMLDGLKNMMRGVSESAEILSASSQQMSASADQTAHASQMIAETSGEIAAGFDVQAESITLTTQSVRTMSYEIAEARHSGKEMTRLMEQAASSTERGVDAVEQILAQMREIDSSVSASRQIVGNLGSLSEEINTIITTINEIATQTNLLSLNASIEAARAGEHGRGFAVVAGEIRKLAEATGTSSLQITEIINHIRQQTASAVESMEQGSGIVSHGVAQSEVVSAAFTAIQTSIQAASEQTEQITEVIGHVAQESEEAAKSMSTVNEISRKGAADVQGTSEASLEQLTAMGEMSSSAQYLATLAEDLQKHLARFRL; encoded by the coding sequence ATGAGACATCTGAAGATTAAGCATAAAATGATTGTACTGATCGCAGCGGTTATTCTTCTGCTGATCGGGATTGGAACAACAGGTATTCTGACTACAACCAGAATGGCTGACAGGTCTGAAGAGACGTACAAGCAGAACCTGCAGCCTATTTATTTCGTAACGGAGATCCGCGGGAATAACCGGGCGATTGAGTCTTTTCTGCTGGAGGATCTGATCACCACGGATGACGCGAAGAAGCAGGAGCTGAAGGCGAGAATTCAGGAGAACATCCAGACGAACAATGAGCTGATGGCTGAACTGAGGAAGATTGATTTCAACAATGAGAAGATTGCTGCTTATGTGAACGAATATACCCTGCTGCTGCCGGATTACCGCTCACAGCGTGATAATATTATCCATCTGGCCGATAACGGCCTTAACGATGAAGGATATCAGGTGTTCACGGGCAAGACCTTTAACGAGCTGCGCGACAAAATGGTCCGGCTGCTTGAAGAGACAGCGACGTTATTCATTCAGGATGCGTCTGCCCATAATACACGGACGGCTGACAGTGCCGAGAGCTCTGTTACGCTTAGCAGCATTCTGGTTGCGCTGGCTTTGCTGCTCAGTATTGTCCTGAGTGTGATCATCACACGGTTGATTACGAGACCGCTGAAGGAATTGCAGGGGCTGATGAAGCGGGCGGAAGAAGGGGATCTGACGGCCTCTGCCGCTTACCGGTCCAAGGATGAGATCGGCCAGATCAATACATCGTTCAATACCATGCTGGACGGGTTGAAAAATATGATGCGCGGCGTTTCGGAGAGCGCCGAGATTCTCTCGGCCTCCTCCCAGCAGATGAGCGCCAGTGCCGACCAGACAGCGCACGCCTCACAGATGATCGCTGAGACCTCAGGCGAGATCGCAGCCGGATTCGATGTGCAGGCGGAGAGCATTACCCTTACTACGCAGTCTGTGCGGACGATGTCCTACGAGATTGCCGAAGCCCGGCATAGCGGAAAAGAAATGACCCGCTTGATGGAGCAGGCCGCCTCCTCCACGGAACGCGGTGTGGACGCAGTGGAGCAGATTCTGGCCCAGATGCGGGAGATTGATTCCAGTGTCTCGGCGAGCCGGCAGATTGTCGGCAACCTGGGCAGCCTGTCCGAAGAGATTAATACGATTATTACAACCATTAATGAGATTGCAACCCAGACCAATCTGTTGTCCCTGAATGCTTCCATAGAGGCGGCACGGGCGGGTGAGCATGGCCGTGGCTTCGCAGTAGTTGCCGGTGAGATCCGGAAGCTGGCGGAGGCTACCGGAACAAGCTCGCTGCAGATTACGGAGATCATTAACCATATCCGTCAGCAGACCGCCAGTGCCGTTGAATCGATGGAGCAAGGCTCCGGGATTGTCTCTCATGGCGTAGCGCAGAGTGAAGTGGTATCGGCAGCCTTTACGGCGATCCAGACCTCCATTCAGGCAGCCAGCGAGCAGACAGAGCAGATTACAGAAGTCATCGGCCATGTTGCGCAGGAATCGGAGGAAGCAGCCAAGTCCATGTCGACGGTGAATGAAATCTCGCGCAAAGGCGCCGCAGACGTTCAGGGCACCAGCGAAGCAAGCCTGGAGCAGTTGACGGCGATGGGAGAGATGTCCTCCTCCGCGCAGTACCTGGCTACCCTGGCCGAGGACCTGCAGAAGCATCTGGCGAGGTTCCGGCTGTAA
- a CDS encoding DUF4430 domain-containing protein, with product MFNLFKMGRGRLAPLLLLLMVLLLPGCSSAQPDQAGGGPQPPAGTPAAKTPRPGDEAAPLPGAAEGTAVPSAPAEGTAAPAQAGASEPAKSPASPSAAATLPSAGASEPAKPPASPSAAATLPSAGASEPAKPSTAATPKPPTPKPAPAATAKPPAATRSPAATPKPDNVVTLSITGDEEHGVILAAAQYELKKGESVLELLKRITRGQKIQMEYQGRATFAYVEGIDNLYEGDHGSESGWMYKVNGEFPSKAAGSWIVEPRDTIEWLYTLDLGKDLGAKAP from the coding sequence ATGTTCAATCTATTTAAAATGGGCCGTGGAAGGCTGGCTCCGCTGCTTCTCCTGCTGATGGTATTGCTGCTCCCCGGCTGCTCCTCTGCGCAGCCGGATCAGGCAGGCGGCGGCCCGCAGCCGCCCGCCGGGACCCCGGCCGCGAAGACGCCGCGGCCTGGAGACGAAGCGGCTCCGCTGCCGGGAGCCGCTGAGGGCACTGCCGTACCATCCGCCCCGGCGGAAGGTACGGCAGCTCCAGCGCAGGCGGGCGCAAGCGAGCCCGCCAAGTCCCCGGCGTCGCCAAGCGCAGCCGCGACGCTGCCATCGGCGGGCGCAAGCGAGCCCGCCAAGCCCCCGGCGTCGCCAAGCGCAGCCGCGACGCTGCCATCGGCGGGCGCAAGCGAGCCCGCCAAGCCATCAACGGCGGCCACACCCAAGCCGCCGACCCCCAAGCCCGCTCCGGCGGCTACGGCCAAGCCGCCAGCCGCCACGCGCTCTCCGGCCGCTACACCCAAGCCGGACAACGTGGTCACCCTCTCCATTACCGGAGATGAGGAGCATGGCGTGATTCTGGCTGCCGCCCAGTATGAGCTCAAGAAGGGCGAGAGTGTGCTGGAACTGCTGAAGCGGATTACGCGGGGGCAGAAGATTCAGATGGAATATCAGGGCCGCGCAACATTTGCTTATGTGGAAGGTATAGATAATTTGTACGAGGGTGATCACGGGTCAGAGAGCGGCTGGATGTACAAGGTGAATGGAGAATTTCCGTCCAAGGCTGCGGGCAGCTGGATCGTGGAGCCCCGGGATACTATCGAGTGGCTGTATACGCTTGATCTAGGCAAAGACCTGGGGGCCAAAGCGCCATGA
- a CDS encoding ECF transporter S component, translating into MARFRIPLLVALGLFTAGLALTAAFTDRHYVLLSVVLLLAALLPLFIRLERRPRKSRELVLLAVLSAIAAVSRIPFAALPGVKPVSAVVILSAYVFGAEAGFVIGAVAALVSNIYFGQGPWTPWQMFAWGMTGLTAGWLRKSWLLRRRAGLLVFGFIWGFLFGWIMNIWVLLSLPDAFSWRLVAVTFAASFYFDLAHALSNVFFLAVLAGGWTKVLQRFRKKYGLLQE; encoded by the coding sequence ATGGCCCGTTTCCGCATACCGCTGCTAGTTGCCCTGGGACTCTTCACCGCCGGGCTTGCGCTTACCGCAGCATTCACTGACCGGCATTATGTGCTGCTTAGCGTGGTGCTGCTGCTGGCCGCTCTCCTGCCGCTGTTTATCCGTTTGGAGCGCCGCCCGCGCAAGTCCCGTGAACTGGTACTGCTGGCTGTGTTGTCCGCTATTGCTGCGGTCAGCCGGATTCCTTTTGCCGCGTTGCCGGGGGTCAAGCCTGTGTCAGCCGTTGTCATCCTCTCGGCTTATGTCTTCGGGGCAGAGGCGGGGTTCGTCATCGGAGCAGTCGCTGCGCTGGTCTCCAATATTTACTTCGGGCAAGGGCCGTGGACGCCATGGCAGATGTTCGCCTGGGGCATGACCGGACTTACAGCCGGGTGGCTGCGGAAGAGTTGGCTATTGCGCCGGCGCGCCGGGTTGCTGGTTTTTGGCTTCATCTGGGGGTTCCTGTTCGGCTGGATTATGAATATCTGGGTCCTGCTCAGTCTGCCGGATGCCTTTAGCTGGCGGCTGGTTGCCGTTACGTTTGCTGCAAGCTTTTATTTCGATCTGGCCCATGCCTTGTCGAATGTATTCTTCTTAGCGGTGCTGGCCGGAGGCTGGACCAAGGTGCTGCAGAGATTCCGCAAGAAATATGGCTTGCTTCAAGAGTGA